From Planifilum fimeticola, one genomic window encodes:
- the dapG gene encoding aspartate kinase, whose product MKILVQKFGGTSLATPELRERVVHHIRTALDEGYHLVVVVSAMGRKGAPYATDTLLEWVRNNGDALPPRELDLLLHCGEIISASVLASLLRSKGIDSCVLTGGQAGIITNNDHTNAQIITVNPVRIRQELEKGRVPIVAGFQGRTTEGEITTLGRGGSDTTATALGVALGADMVDIFTDVNGIMTADPRIVEDAVALNTVTYTEMCNLAFQGAKVIHPRAVEIAMQTNVPIRVRSTLADSPGTLVTNQGEVNDRLITGITQVPGVTQIKVHAGEGQYDLQLKVFKAMAENGISIDFINVNPSGVAYTVFDEWADRAESLLRDLGFEAELNRNCAKVSAVGAGIAGVPGVMAKIVEALTDEDIQILQSADSHTTIWLLVRGEDMQRAVRALHRKFELHKIHYQ is encoded by the coding sequence ATGAAGATCCTGGTTCAAAAATTCGGAGGAACATCCCTGGCGACGCCGGAACTGCGGGAACGGGTGGTTCACCATATACGGACCGCTTTGGATGAAGGGTATCATTTGGTCGTCGTCGTTTCGGCGATGGGGAGAAAGGGAGCTCCCTACGCGACCGACACCCTGCTGGAGTGGGTCAGAAACAACGGTGACGCCCTCCCTCCCCGGGAATTGGATTTGCTCCTCCACTGCGGTGAAATCATTTCCGCTTCCGTCCTGGCCAGTCTCCTTCGGTCCAAAGGGATTGACAGCTGTGTGCTGACGGGGGGGCAAGCGGGGATCATCACCAACAACGACCATACCAACGCCCAGATCATCACCGTCAATCCCGTCCGGATCCGCCAGGAGCTCGAGAAGGGACGGGTTCCGATCGTCGCCGGGTTCCAAGGGCGGACGACCGAAGGGGAAATCACCACCCTCGGACGCGGGGGAAGCGACACGACGGCCACGGCGCTCGGGGTGGCCTTGGGCGCGGATATGGTGGATATTTTCACCGATGTGAACGGGATTATGACGGCGGATCCCCGGATCGTGGAAGATGCCGTGGCTTTGAATACGGTCACCTACACGGAGATGTGCAACCTCGCCTTTCAGGGGGCCAAGGTGATCCATCCCCGGGCGGTGGAGATCGCCATGCAGACCAACGTTCCGATCCGCGTTCGCTCCACCCTCGCCGACAGCCCCGGCACCCTGGTGACCAATCAGGGGGAAGTGAACGACCGGTTGATCACGGGAATCACGCAGGTTCCGGGTGTGACGCAGATCAAGGTTCATGCGGGGGAAGGTCAATACGACCTGCAGCTGAAAGTGTTCAAGGCGATGGCGGAAAACGGAATCAGCATCGATTTTATCAATGTAAACCCGAGCGGAGTGGCGTACACGGTTTTCGACGAATGGGCGGACCGAGCCGAATCCCTCTTGCGCGACCTGGGTTTTGAGGCGGAACTCAACCGGAATTGCGCCAAGGTTTCGGCGGTGGGCGCCGGCATCGCGGGGGTCCCCGGCGTCATGGCCAAAATCGTGGAAGCCTTGACGGACGAGGATATCCAGATCCTGCAATCGGCTGACTCCCACACCACCATTTGGCTTCTTGTGAGAGGGGAAGACATGCAAAGGGCGGTCCGGGCTCTTCACCGCAAGTTTGAGCTGCACAAAATTCACTATCAATGA
- a CDS encoding aspartate-semialdehyde dehydrogenase — translation MAKTYTVAVVGATGAVGEQMLKNLEERSFPVGELRPLASARSAGKTVRFHGEEVVVREATPEAFEGVDIALFSAGGGVSLKLAPEAVRRGAVVIDNTNAFRMDPDVPLVVPEVNGSKVWEHKGIIANPNCSTIQMVVALKPIRDRYGLERVIVSTYQAVSGSGWQAIEELKRQTRAVINGEEVSCEVLPVGKLSKHYQIAFNAIPQCDVDQENGYTLEEMKMVRETQKIFGDDTIRVSATCVRIPVLRGHSESVYVELKEEADPAEVRRILAEAPGIIVQDDIAEQVYPMPLTAANRHEVFVGRIRRDLHNPKGLHLWVVSDNLLKGAATNAVQIAELLVSSDK, via the coding sequence ATGGCCAAAACCTATACAGTCGCTGTGGTGGGAGCCACGGGAGCGGTCGGAGAACAAATGCTGAAAAACTTGGAGGAGCGCTCGTTCCCCGTGGGGGAACTTCGTCCCCTGGCTTCGGCGAGATCCGCAGGCAAAACCGTACGGTTCCATGGAGAAGAGGTGGTTGTTCGCGAAGCCACTCCCGAAGCCTTTGAAGGAGTGGATATCGCTTTGTTCAGCGCCGGAGGGGGAGTCAGTCTCAAGCTGGCTCCGGAGGCGGTAAGGCGGGGAGCCGTCGTCATCGACAATACCAACGCTTTCCGGATGGATCCCGATGTTCCCCTGGTGGTACCCGAGGTGAACGGATCCAAGGTGTGGGAACACAAGGGAATCATCGCCAACCCCAACTGCTCGACCATTCAGATGGTGGTCGCCTTGAAACCGATCCGTGACCGTTACGGGTTGGAGCGGGTCATCGTTTCCACGTATCAGGCAGTTTCCGGTTCGGGCTGGCAGGCGATCGAAGAGCTGAAGCGGCAAACCCGGGCGGTGATAAACGGCGAAGAGGTTTCCTGTGAAGTGCTGCCGGTGGGCAAGCTGTCCAAGCATTACCAGATCGCCTTCAATGCGATTCCGCAGTGCGACGTGGACCAGGAAAACGGGTACACGTTGGAAGAGATGAAAATGGTCCGGGAGACCCAAAAGATTTTCGGGGACGACACGATCCGGGTGAGCGCCACCTGCGTTCGCATTCCGGTCCTTCGCGGTCACAGCGAATCGGTCTATGTGGAATTGAAAGAGGAAGCGGATCCGGCAGAAGTTCGCAGGATTTTGGCAGAAGCGCCGGGCATCATCGTTCAAGACGACATTGCCGAGCAAGTATATCCGATGCCCCTTACGGCGGCCAATCGTCACGAGGTGTTCGTGGGAAGGATTCGCCGTGATTTGCACAACCCCAAAGGGCTCCACCTGTGGGTTGTGTCGGACAATCTGTTGAAAGGAGCGGCAACCAACGCGGTACAGATTGCCGAACTTCTCGTATCCAGCGACAAGTAA